CTCGCCACCCCGGAGGGCTACGAGGCCACCCTGGCCGAGCTCGACCGGACCATCGGCCTCGCGCGGGTGGAGGCGTTCCACCTCAACGACTGCAAGAAGCCGCGCGGCTGCCGCGTCGACCGTCACGAGCACATCGGCCAGGGCACGCTCGGCCTCGAAGCCTTCCGGCGCCTCGTCAACGACCGGCGCTTCGCCGAGGTCCCGGCCTTCCTGGAGACGGAGCTGCGGTTCAAGGAGAACCTGGCCGTGCTCCGCTCGCTCCTCCGATGAAGCCCTCCCCTCGCGGGCCCCTCCCGCCCCACCACGACGTGCGCGCCCGCCACGCCGCCGCGCTCCACCGGGCGCCGCGGATGGCGGTGCTGCGGTCGAAGCTGACCGGCGAGGTGCGGCCGGGCGCCGACCCGCACCGCGTGAAGCTGGAGCGGCTGGTCCACTACGCGAAGGGCCACGCCCGGGCGCTCGTGCTCACGCACGACAACCCCGACCCGGACTCGATCGCCTCGGCGGTGGCGCTCGCCCACCTGCTGCGCCAGCTCGCGGGGGTGGAGGCGATCGTCGCCTACGGCGGGATCGTGGGGCGCGCCGAGAACCGGGCGCTCATCCGCGTGCTGAAGCTGCCGGTGGTGCCCATCTCGCGCGTCGTCTTCGACGACCACGACCTCATCTGCATGGTCGACACGCAGCCCGAGCAGGGGAACCACTCCCTGCCGGCGCGCCACTTCCCGGACGTGGTCATCGACCACCACCCCGAGCGGCCCGAGACGCGGCTCGCGCCCATCGCCGACGTGGGGGAGCAGGTCGGCGCGACGAGCACGGTGATGGTGGAGTACTTCCGCGCGAGCGGGCTCCCCATGCCGCCGCAGCTCGCGACGGCGCTCTACTACGGGGTGAAGGCCGACACGCGCGACCTCGGCCGCCAGACCACGAAGGCCGACGTCGACGCCTACCTGTGGCTCTTCCCGATGGTCGACAAGGAGGCGCTGGGCGAGATCGAGCACCCGCGCCTGCCGCTCGAGTACTTCCAGCTCTACCACGCGGCCATCGAGCGGGCGCTCGTCTACGAGCACGCGGTGGTGTGCGACCTCGTCGAGGTGTACGCGCCGGACATGGTGGCGGAGGTGGCCGAGCGCTTCATGTTCCTCGAGGACGTGAAGTGGTCGGTGGCCTTCGGCGAGTACCAGGGGCAGCTCTACTTCTCGCTCCGCACCAGCGACCGGCGCATGAACGCGGGGCGGCTCATCCGCGACGTCATCGAGGAGAAGGGCGGCTCGGCCGGCGGGCACGGCTCGATGGCGGGCGCCCGCATCCCCCTGAGCGGCATGGGCCCGCTGGCGCGCGCCCGCTTCAAGGCGGAGCTGGTGCAGCGCTTCCTCAGGGAGTTCGGCGTGCGCGCGCGCAAGGGCCGGCGCATGGTCTAGCGGCATGCACTACCTCGACCACAACGCCATCACCCCCATGCGCCCCGAGGCGAAGGCGGCCGTGACCGCCGCGCTCGAGGTCTTCGGCAACCCCTCCTCGGTCCACGCCCCCGGCCGCGCGGCGCGCGACCTGCTCGACCGGGCCCGCGAGCAGGTGGCGGCGGCGCTCGGCGCGCGCCCGCCGGACGTGGTCTTCACCTCCGGCGCGACCGAGTCCGCGGCGCTCGCCCTGCGCGGCGCGCTCGGCGCCGCCCCGGCCGGCCGGGACGAGCTCGTGGTCACGGCGGTCGAGCACCCCTGCGTCCTCTCGCTCGCCGAGGCGCTGCGCGCCGCCGGCCGTCCCGTGACGGTGCTGCCGGTGGACGCCCGCGGGCTCCCCGACCTCGCCGCCGCCGACCAGGCGATCGGGCCGCGCACGGCGCTCGTCTGCGCGATGGTGGCGAACAACGAGACGGGCGTCCTGCTCCCGGTGCGGGAGCTGGCCGCGCTGGCGCACGACCGCGGGGCGCTCTTCTTCACCGACGCGGTCCAGGCGGTGGGCAAGATCGAGGTCGACGTGCGCACGCTCGGCGCAGACCTGCTGGCGCTCACCGGGCAGAAATTCGGCGGCCCGCGCGGCGCCGGCGCGCTGTGGGTGAAGAGCGGGCTCAGGCTCGCGCCGCTCTTCGGCGGGACCCAGGAGCGCGGGCGGCGCGCGGGGACCGAGAACCTGCCCGGCCTGGCCGGCCTGGGCGCGGCCCTCGAGGCCGCCGTCGCGCGCCGCGACGGCGAGCAGCGCCGCGCCGGCGCGCTCCGCGACCGGCTGGAGGCGGGGCTCCTCGCCGCGGTCCCGGGCGCGCGCGTGAACGGGGCCGGGGCGCCGCGCCTCCCGGGCACCCTCTCCGTCACCCTGCCCGGCGCCGACGCCGAGGCGCTCCTCATCGCGCTCGACCTGGAGGGCCTGTGCGCCAGCGCCGGGAGCGCCTGCCACTCCGGCTCGACGAAGCCGTCGTCGGTGCTCGCCGCGATGGGCCTGTCGGTCGAGGAGGCGCGCGCGACCCTGCGCCTGTCCCTCGGCTGGACCAGCGACGCCGCCGACGTGGACGCCGCGCTCGAGGCCATCCCCCGCCTCGCCGCCCGGGTCCGGGCCGAGATCCACGCCGCCTAGGGCGGCGCCGCTCGGCGCGGCACGACCCCGCGCACCAGCGCCGCGATGGCGAGCGGCGTGCCGATGGAAGGGTCGTAGAGGCTCGCCAGCGCGTCGCCGAGGGCGGCGGCGCTCTTCGGGCGATCGCC
The DNA window shown above is from Anaeromyxobacter diazotrophicus and carries:
- a CDS encoding cysteine desulfurase family protein, which encodes MHYLDHNAITPMRPEAKAAVTAALEVFGNPSSVHAPGRAARDLLDRAREQVAAALGARPPDVVFTSGATESAALALRGALGAAPAGRDELVVTAVEHPCVLSLAEALRAAGRPVTVLPVDARGLPDLAAADQAIGPRTALVCAMVANNETGVLLPVRELAALAHDRGALFFTDAVQAVGKIEVDVRTLGADLLALTGQKFGGPRGAGALWVKSGLRLAPLFGGTQERGRRAGTENLPGLAGLGAALEAAVARRDGEQRRAGALRDRLEAGLLAAVPGARVNGAGAPRLPGTLSVTLPGADAEALLIALDLEGLCASAGSACHSGSTKPSSVLAAMGLSVEEARATLRLSLGWTSDAADVDAALEAIPRLAARVRAEIHAA
- a CDS encoding DHH family phosphoesterase, producing the protein MAVLRSKLTGEVRPGADPHRVKLERLVHYAKGHARALVLTHDNPDPDSIASAVALAHLLRQLAGVEAIVAYGGIVGRAENRALIRVLKLPVVPISRVVFDDHDLICMVDTQPEQGNHSLPARHFPDVVIDHHPERPETRLAPIADVGEQVGATSTVMVEYFRASGLPMPPQLATALYYGVKADTRDLGRQTTKADVDAYLWLFPMVDKEALGEIEHPRLPLEYFQLYHAAIERALVYEHAVVCDLVEVYAPDMVAEVAERFMFLEDVKWSVAFGEYQGQLYFSLRTSDRRMNAGRLIRDVIEEKGGSAGGHGSMAGARIPLSGMGPLARARFKAELVQRFLREFGVRARKGRRMV